The Pseudomonas sp. Marseille-Q3773 DNA window TCGGGTCATTAACGGTCAGTCGCGAATGGCTGCTAACGACCCATAGCGGACTGTGCCTTGGTATTCACGTGGATTCGGATGTGTTCGCCTTGGGGTATGTATCCTCTACCCTCTCCTCCTTCCAATCCCGGTAAATGGCTAGATCGTCTCGATCTCCGGCGTCCTGCGCTGCCTACCGAACCGTCACGCTCTCGTCCTCGTTGAACGTCAGGTGCAGCTCCGGCGCTTCGGCCATCGGTGGGCCTCTCCGGGGCGCTACCCACCAAAACCGTAGGCAATATCGGGAAGCGGGTTAAGGCGTAGCCCCGCACGTAATATCAGATTTCACTGGCCGGCCTTGGCGACAGGGCCGGACGGGAAATCGATTGCTCACCCGGCGTCGCGAAGGCGAGTGAGCCAAAAATATTGAATCAGACAGTTGCCTATTGGGTCAGGATTTATGAACGCAGTAAATCTGACGAGGTAACAGCAATGACTATCGAAGCAGAGACACTCGCTCAACTTACCGAAGCGCTCCAGGAGCGCGGTATGTACCTAGTTTCAGACATCGCATTTACCAGAGCGCCTTACCGGCATAACCACCGCTGGGTCTGCATCGTAGAGTGACCATTCTTACTGCCGGCGGTTCAGAGTAGGCCTCTACCGCCGGCTTCTCTGCTATTTCATCCCAGATTCAGCAAGCCCCTTCGAATCAAAAGAGGCAGCCATCGAGCTGGCAGGAAGAAGCCGTCCGAGCTTGAGGCAAAGTTCGCCAAGCAGCAGGCCTCCATCGCAAAGAAACGCGCCAACCTCGACAAGCACGATGACTCCGCCGCCCGGGTGAAGCCATGAGCGGCTGGATCAAGTGCTCTGTACGCATGCCTGAGCTACCCAAAGGCGGCGGTACCCGATCATCGAGCCTTGCACGCCTTGGAGTTCGCCAGGCAGTACGCAGAGCGCCGCAGGCTGGGCAAAGGCAATTCACCGAATCGCCGTTCGTCTTTCCGCCTGGGACGAATGGGGGCACGTCAAGCAGACGTCGGACCTGCACCATCAGTGGCGCCCGGTCCTTAAAGGTTTGAGGATCAGATACTGCCCCCCGTATAACTGCCGCCACACCTATGCGACAATAGGCTTAATGTCTGGTCTCAACCCCGCATTTATCGCCCAACAGCTCGGGCATAGCGTGCAGATGCTCTTATCGACTTATGCGCGCTGGATTAACTCGTCCAACGACTGGCAGGAGCTGGAAAAGCTCCAGATTGGTCCGAAATTGGTCCGCAGCTGCGAAGAAGCCACGTAAGTTATTGATAGGTAAGCTCCTTGATCTCCACCGCCAACATCACCATGCAGTTCGGCTCCAAGCCGCTGTTCGAAAACGTTTCCGTCAAGTTCAACAACGGCAACCGCTACGGCCTGATCGGCGCCAACGGTTGCGGCAAGTCGACCTTCATGAAGATCCTCGGCGGTGACCTGGAGCCGTCCGCCGGCCAGGTCATGCTCGAGCCGAACACGCGCCTGGGCAAGCTGCGCCAGGACCAGTTCGCCTACGAGGAATTCACCGTGATCGACACGGTGATCATGGGCCACGCCCAGCTGTGGAAGGTCAAGGCCGAACGCGACCGCATCTATTCGCTGCCGGAAATGACCGAGGAAGACGGCATGGCCGTCGCCGAGCTGGAAACCGAGTTCGCCGAAATGGACGGCTACACCGCTGAATCACGCGCCGGTGAGCTGCTGCTGGGCCTGGGTATTCCGCTGGAGCAGCACTTCGGCCCGATGAGCGAAGTGGCCCCAGGCTGGAAGCTGCGAGTGCTGCTGGCCCAGGCACTGTTCTCGGACCCGGACGTGCTGCTGCTCGACGAACCGACCAACCACCTGGACATCAACACCATCCGCTGGCTGGAAAACATCCTCACCGCACGTAACAGCACCATGGTGATCATTTCCCACGACCGGCACTTCCTCAACAGTGTCTGCACCCACATGGCCGACCTGGACTACGGCGAGCTGCGCCTGTTCCCGGGCAACTACGACGAGTACATGACCGCCGCTACCCAGGCGCGCGAGCAACTGCTGGCCGACAACGCCAAGAAGAAGGCGCAGATCGCCGAGCTGCAGACCTTCGTCAGCCGCTTCTCGGCCAACGCCTCCAAGGCCAAGCAGGCCACCTCGCGGGCCAAGCAGATCGACAAGATCCAGCTGGCCGAGGTCAAGCCATCGAGCCGGGTGAGCCCGTTCATTCGCTTCGAGCAGACCAAGAAGCTGCACCGCCAGGCCGTGACCGTCGAGAAAATGTCCAAGGCGTTCGACGACAAGGTGCTGTTCAAGGACCTGGGCTTCACCATCGAAGCCGGCGAGCGCGTGGCGATCATCGGCCCCAACGGTATCGGCAAGACCACCCTGCTGCGCACCCTGGTCGGTGAAATGACCCCGGACAAGGGCGAAGTGAAGTGGACCGATAGCGCCGAAGTGGGCTACTACGCCCAGGACCACGCTCATGACTTCGAAGAAGACATGACCCTGTTCGACTGGATGGGCCAGTGGACGTCCGGCGAGCAGGTGATCCGCGGCACCCTCGGGCGCATGCTGTTCTCCAACGACGAGATCCTCAAATCGGTAAAGGTGATCTCCGGTGGTGAGCAAGGCCGCATGCTGTTCGGCAAGCTGATCCTGCAGAAGCCGAACGTGCTGGTCATGGACGAGCCGACCAACCACCTGGACATGGAATCGATCGAGGCGCTGAACCTGGCGCTGGAAAACTACCCGGGCACGCTGCTGTTCGTCAGCCACGACCGCGAGTTCGTATCGTCGTTGGCCACTCGCATCATCGAGCTGTCGGCCGATGGCGTGGTGGACTTCAGCGGCACCTACGATGACTACCTGCGTAGCCAGGGTGTGCTGGTCTGATTGAAGGGCAAGGCCTGGCCATTTGCGTGGCCGGGCCGGCCTCTCGCGGGTAAACCGCGAAGAATCCACCACCTGTCCCACAAGCAGCTCCCCTCCCCGACGAATAATTCGTTAGCCTGCTTTCTTTTCTTCCGCGCAACGGCCATGATGGGACACGCCCAACCGCCCGCCCGCGAACGAGCCCATGACCGCGCAACAACCTGCCGCCGGCATCACCCGGCAGATCCTGTCGATCGTCTTCTATACCTTCATTGCCTTTCTCTGCATCGGCCTGCCGATCGCCGTGCTGCCCGGCCATGTGCACGACCAGCTGGGCTACGGCGCAATCGTCGCCGGTGCGACCATCGGCCTGCAGTACCTGGCCACCCTGCTCAGCCGCCCGTTTGCCGGGCGGGTGGCAGACACCCTGGGCGGGAAACGCGCCATTCGCTTCGGTCTGCTGGGGATCGCCGGCTGCGGGCTACTGACGTTGCTGTCGGCCCTAACCGTGACGCTACCGCTGCTGAGCCTGGCACTGCTGCTCGGCGGCCGCTTGCTGCTGGGTATCGCTCAAGGGCTGATCGGCGTGGCCACGTTGAGTTGGGGCATCAGCCAGGTCGGCCCCGAGCACACCGCGCGGGTGATCTCATGGAACGGTATCGCTTCCTACGGTGCCATCGCGATTGGCGCGCCCCTGGGCGTGCTGGCGGTAGATGGACTGGGCTTCAGCGTGCTGGGGCCAGCGCTGCTGCTACTGGCGCTGCTGGCCCTGCTGGTGCTGCGCAAGCGCCCGGCGGTGGTCGTGGTCCGCGGCGAGCGCCTGCCGTTCTGGTCGGCCTTCGGGCGAGTCGCGCCGTGTGGCCTGGGCCTGACCCTCGCGTCGATCGGCTACGGTACCCTGACCACCTTCGTTACCCTTTACTACCTGGAACGAGGCTGGGTCGGCGCAGCCTGGTGCCTGAGTGCCTTTGGCCTGTGTTTCATTCTTTCGCGGCTGCTGTTCGTCAACGCCGTCAACCGGTTTGGCGGCTACAACGTCGCCGTGGCCTGCATGGCTACCGAAGTGCTCGGGCTGAGCCTGCTGTGGCTGGCACCTTCGCCGCCGTGGGCACTGGTTGGCGCCGGCCTTACCGGCTTCGGGCTGTCGCTGGTGTACCCCGCGCTGGGCGTGGAGGCGATCAGGCAGGTACCTGCCAGCAGCCGCGGCGCCGGGCTGGGCGCGTATGCGGTGTTCTTCGACATGGCCCTGGCCATCGCCGGGCCGCTGATGGGGGCACTTGCCGTACACCTGGGTTATGCATTGATCTTCGCCGTGGCGGCCCTGCTGGCCCTGGCCGGCGTCGGCCTAACGCTGTGGCTGGCGCGGCAGGCTCGCCGCGGCTGAGCGCTCGGCCGGTTGTGGCGCGCCCAGCGCCTGGCTGAAGAACGCTGCAGTGTCGCGCTGCAGCGAATGGTGGATATCGCGGCGGTCGACACCTTCGGCGTCCTTGCACAACGCCGGCATGCGCGCGTATTGCTCGCTGTCGCAATGGGCCATGAACACGAAATGCCCGGCGCCGGCCAGCAGGCGGTAGTCCGGAGTGAGCGGCAGCTTGCGGGCCAAAGCTTCAGCATTACGATCCACCGCCACCAGCTGGTCGCGGTCACCGCTGTAGATCAACACCGGCAAGCGCACCCCGGCCAGGGTACGGCGGTCGAACAACAAGCTCAGCGGTGCCATCAGCATCACCGCGCCCACGCGCTGGTCAGCCATGGGCGCCAGCTCGCTGCGGTCGGCAATCAGAATCCCGTGCGTCCTGCAGGCATCGGCGTCGTCCGGGCGCTCCAGGCAATACTGGCGCAGGCGGTCCAGGTCAGGGCGCGCACCGGAAACAATCAAGGCGGTTTCACCGCCGGCCGAATAGCCGATCACCCCCACCTTGCCGTCGTTCAGGCAAGGCCCCAGCAAGGCATCCTCGCGAGCAGCGGTGATCGCGGCACTGACTTGCAGCGGCCGGCCATAGAGATTGCTCAGGGTCCCCAGGCGGCTGTGATCGCGGGCATTGTCCCCTGGGTGCACCACCGCCACCACCACAAACCCCCGACGCGCCAGCGAGGTGGCCAGGTAATGCAAGGCCAGTGGGCTGCCGGTGTTGCCATGAGACAGCACCAGCAAGGGGAACTGGCCCAACGCTACCGGCGCTTCTTCAGCCACGTCGATCGGGTAGCCGTCCAGGCGGCGGCTGCGGGTTTTGCCAACGGCCGGGTAGAACGCCAGTGCCTGCATGGGCCGAGCGTCAACCGGGTCGGACAAGCGCATGTGGTGCAGGCCGGCAACCCAGGGCGTGGCCTCGGCCTGGGTCAGCAGGCCGCCGAACAACGCCAGGGCCAGCAGGCAGCGTGGGAGAGTCATCGGCCGGCGGTTCCTTGCAGGGCGAAGCGATGATCCAGCATAGAACCGGGCTGGCCAGTGGCGGATGAAACCTGGATTAAACCGATGTCATGCGCATCGCGCTCGCGCAAGGTGCATTTGCGCTTTTCCTCGAACCCGTGGCATAGATACAGGCCGACGTCTTCAAGTGTTCCTATCGCGCCACTCAAGGAGATTCATGCATGAGCAAGCCCGCCTACGTGCCACCCAAGGTCTGGCGCAACGACGCAGCGTCCGGCGGCCAGTTCGCCAGCATCAACCGCCCGGTTGCCGGCCCGACACACGTCAAGGACCTGCCGCTGGGCAAGCACCCGCTGCAGTTGTACTCACTGGCCACGCCCAATGGCGTCAAGGTCACCATTGCCCTGGAAGAACTGCTCGCCCTCGGCCACCAAGGTGCCGAATATGATGCCTGGCTGATCCGCATCGGCGAAGGTGAGCAATTTTCCAGCGGTTTCGTCCAGGTCAACCCCAACTCGAAGATCCCCGCATTGCTCGACCGCAGCGTCGAGCCGCCGGTGCGGGTGTTCGAGTCGGGCTCGATCCTGCTGTACCTGGCAGAAAAATTCGGCGCCCTGCTGCCCGAGGCGCCAGCGGCCCGCACCAAGAGCCTGAACTGGCTGTTCTGGCAGATGGGGGCGGCGCCTTACCTGGGCGGTGGCTTTGGCCACTTCTATGTCTACGCGCCGGAAAAGTTCGAATACGCGATCAACCGCTTCACCATGGAAGCCAAGCGCCAACTGGACGTGCTCAATCGGCGCCTTGCGGAAAGCCGCTACCTGGGTGGCGAGCAATACAGCATCGCCGACATCGCCGTGTGGCCATGGTATGGCCAGTTGGTGCGCGGCAACCTGTATGGCGCGGCGGAGTTCCTGGCGGTGGACGAATACCCGCATGTGCAGCGCTGGGCCGAGGAAATTGCCCTGCGACCGGCCGTACAGCGCGGCACCCGGGTGAACCGCACCTGGGGGGATGAGAGCAGCCAGGTGCCAGAGCGGCACGCGGCGTCCGACCTGGACTGAGAGGCGGTCGGGGGCCGTTGCCCGGCCCCGACAATGCCCGCCTGCATGAAACCATTTGCCCCCGCGCAAACCTGCGCCGGCCAGGCCCTTCTTGTACACTCCTCGCATTAGCCCCCACCTGCACATTTTTTGGTGAAAGCATGATCGAGGTAACCGAGGTTTCCATTGCCGAGTTGCGCGACGCACTCGAGTCGGGCCGCACGACGGCGGTCGAACTGGTCAAGGCCTACCTGGCGCGCATCGACGCCTATGACGGGGCCGACACCGCCACCGCCTTGAACGCCGTGGTAGTGCGCAACCCGCAGGCACTGGCCGAGGCCGAGGCCTCCGACGCCCGCCGCGCCAAAGGCCAGCTGCTGAGCCCGCTGGACGGCATCCCCTACACGGCCAAGGACAGCTACCTGGTCAAAGGCCTGACCGCTGCTTCCGGCAGCCCGGCGTTCGAGGACCTGGTCGCCCAGCGCGACGCCTTCACCATCGAGCGCCTGCGTGCCGCCGGCGCCATCTGCCTGGGCAAGACCAACATGCCACCGATGGCCAACGGCGGCATGCAGCGCGGGGTGTACGGCCGTGCCGAAAGCCCTTACAACGCCAATTACCTGACCGCACCGTTCGCCTCAGGCTCGTCCAACGGTGCCGGCACCGCCACTGCAGCCAGCTTCAGCGCCTTCGGCCTGGCCGAGGAGACCTGGTCCAGCGGCCGTGGCCCGGCGTCCAACAACGGCTTGTGCGCCTACACCCCGTCGCGCGGGGTGATCTCGGTGCGCGGTAACTGGCCGCTGACGCCGACCATGGACGTGGTGGTGCCGTACGCCCGTACCATGGCCGACCTGCTGGAAATCCTCGACGTGGTAGTCGCCGACGACGCCGACAAGCGCGGCGACCTGTGGCGCCTGCAACCCTGGGTGCCGATCCCGGCAGCGTCCCAGGTGCGCCCCGCCAGCTACCTCGACCTGGCCGTGGATGCCAGCGCGCTCAAGGGCAAACGCTTTGGCGTGCCGCGCATGTACATCAATGCCGACCCCGAGGCTGGCACGTCCGAAAAGCCTGGCATCGGCGGCCCGACCGGCCAGCGCATCAACACCCGCGCCAGCGTGATCGACCTGTGGCAACAGGCACGCCAGGCGCTCGAGGCAGCCGGCGCCGAAGTACTGGAAGTGGACTTCCCATTGGTGTCCAACTGCGAAGGCGACCGCCCGGGCGCACCGACCGTGTACAACCGCGGCATCGTCAGCAAGGCGTTCCTGCATGACGAACTGTGGGAACTGTCCGGCTGGGCATTCGACGACTTCCTGCGCGCCAATGACGACCCCAGGCTCAACCGCCTGGCCGATGTCGATGGCGCGCTGATCTTCCCCCACGACCCGGGCACCCTGCCCAACCGTGAGGATGACCTGGCGGCTGGCATGGACGAATACGTCAACATGGCCAAGCGCGGCCTGAAGACCTGGGACCAGATCGAGACCCTGCCCGACGGCCTGCGCGGCCTGGAAAAGACCCGCAAGATCGACCTGGAAGACTGGATGGACAACCTCGGCCTGGACGCGGTGCTGTTCCCCACCGTGGCCGACGTGGGCCCGGCCGATGCCGATGTCAACCCGGTTTCGGCCGACATCGCCTGGAGCAATGGCATCTGGGTGGCCAACGGCAACCTGGCGATCCGCCACCTGGGCGTACCGACCGTGACCGTACCGATGGGCGTCATGGCCGACATCGGCATGCCGGTCGGGCTGACCTTCGCTGGCCGGGCTTACAGCGACAATGCCCTGCTCAGCTTCGGTGCGGCCTTCGAGGCGACCGGCTCGCGCCGGATGATCCCGCCGCGCACGCCGCCGTTGGGTTAAAGCGACAGCGGGCCGCTCGGCGGCCCATTCGCGGGTTCGCCTGCGAGTTGGAGCCTGAAAAAGCAAATCGCAAAATTCAACGCCACGTGTAAAAATACACAAAACGTTGATTTTGCGATTTGCCATGTCCCTGACACCCGAAGCGGAACGCCAGCTCACCCTCACCGTGCTCAAGGCCGCCATCCAGGCCATGGGCAGCGTTGCCCCACGCAACCTGGAAATCCTCCTGCACGACCTTGACCACCCGGAACACTCCGTGGTGGCGATCGTCAACGGCCACCTTTCCGGCCGCAGCGTCGGCAGCCCGATCCTCGCCGCCCCGGAACAGGACCAGGGCTTCAAGGCGCTCATGCAAGCCTCGGCCGAGCAGCAAGGCTGCGCGCCGGTGGTCGTCCCCGACTACCCCACCACCCTCAAAGGCCGCAGCTTGCGCAGCGCCACAGCGATCTTCCGTGACAGCACCGGCCACCCCTTCGCCAGCCTTTGCGTCAACACCGATGTCACCGGCCTGGACGCCGCCATGAGCTTTCTCCAGCAGTTCCAGCCATTGGCTACGGCCCCCACCGTCAGCGAGCCTGCCGACATGGAGCTGCTGATGAGCGAAATCATCCAGACCTCGCTGCAGCGCAGCGGCCATGGGCGGATGAACAAGCAGGCCAAGGTCGAAGCCGTGCGGGTGATGCAGGAGCGTGGCCTGTTCATCGTCAAAGGCGGGGTGGAAAAAGCTGCCAGCGCCCTGGGTGTGACCCGCTACACCATTTACAACTACCTCGACCAACTGCGCGGAGCCAGCCGATGACCTTGCATATCCCTACCCCTTTGATCGAATCCCGCCCGCTGTCGCTGGCAGCCGGGTGCAACATCTGGCTCAAGCTCGACGCCCTGCAGCCCTGCGGTTCGTTCAAGTTGCGCGGTGTCGGCCATGCCTGCGAAGTGCAGCATGCCCGTGGCGCGCGGCATTTCGTATCATCCTCGGGCGGCAATGCCGGCCTTGCGGTCGCCTATGCCGGGCGCAAGCTGGGCGTGCCGGTGACCGTGGTGGTGCCCGAAACCACCACCGAGCGGGCCCGGGAACTGCTACGCCTGGAAGGCGCCAAGGTGGTGGTCCACGGGAGTTCCTGGCAGGAAGCCAACACCCTGGCGCAAACGCTGGTCGGCCAGGGCGACGCTTTCATCCACCCGTTCGACGATCCACTGCTGTGGGCCGGGCACGCCAGCCTGGTGGATGAAGTTGCCGAGGCCGGCCTGAAGCCGGATGCGGTGGTACTGTCGGTAGGCGGTGGTGGCCTGCTCTGCGGGGTGGTCGAGGGGTTGCAACGCAATGGCTGGGGTAATGTGCCGGTGCTGGCAGTGGAAACCACAGGCGCGGCGTCGTTGCATGCGGCCTTGCACGCAGGGCACTCGGTGGAGCTGGACCGTATCGACTCGGTGGCCACGTCGCTGGGGGCAAAGCGTGTCGCCGATCAGGCACTCGCCTGCGCAGCCCGGCACCCACTGCATAGCCATGTGGTCAGCGACCGTGCCGCACTCGAAGCCTGCGAGCGCTTCCTGCTCGACCATCGTGTGCTGGTAGAACCAGCCTGCGGTGCCGCGCTGGCGTTGGCTCATGACGCGGTCGCGCTGGCCGGCTACCGTAACGTGCTGGTGGTCGTGTGTGGCGGGGCCACCGCTACCCTGGCGCAGATCCACGCCTGGTTGGCCGTGGCCGACTGAAGCGCTGGCGCGGCGAAGTCAGCCTTCGCCGCGCCGACGCGAACCGCCGTGGCTGTGTTGCCCGCCCACACGCGCTTTCTCCGCACGGTCCTGTTTCAGGTCCTTGCCAGACCCGCCCTTGCGTCCCGCGTCATGAACCCTCTGCGGATCATCGGCAAAACCGTGGCCGTTGTCGTGATGCTTGGTCATGCTCCGTCTCCTGAACCAAAGAATGCCCAATGTTGGAAACCTGACCTGGCAGATGATTGCCTCGCCCTGACCAATGGCTCAGGTCAACCCCCGAGGTCATGGATAATGACCAGAATGGTCACATGAGCATGTTCTACTGAGCCCGCCACGACCGGAAACGCCACTGCAAGGTCAGCAACCCTGACGAAATGCATATCCCGCCCTTTCGGTCTGCGGCAAGTGAAGGCACAATGCGTGTCCTTTTTTTGGCCGGCCTGGCCGG harbors:
- a CDS encoding ABC-F family ATPase, whose protein sequence is MISTANITMQFGSKPLFENVSVKFNNGNRYGLIGANGCGKSTFMKILGGDLEPSAGQVMLEPNTRLGKLRQDQFAYEEFTVIDTVIMGHAQLWKVKAERDRIYSLPEMTEEDGMAVAELETEFAEMDGYTAESRAGELLLGLGIPLEQHFGPMSEVAPGWKLRVLLAQALFSDPDVLLLDEPTNHLDINTIRWLENILTARNSTMVIISHDRHFLNSVCTHMADLDYGELRLFPGNYDEYMTAATQAREQLLADNAKKKAQIAELQTFVSRFSANASKAKQATSRAKQIDKIQLAEVKPSSRVSPFIRFEQTKKLHRQAVTVEKMSKAFDDKVLFKDLGFTIEAGERVAIIGPNGIGKTTLLRTLVGEMTPDKGEVKWTDSAEVGYYAQDHAHDFEEDMTLFDWMGQWTSGEQVIRGTLGRMLFSNDEILKSVKVISGGEQGRMLFGKLILQKPNVLVMDEPTNHLDMESIEALNLALENYPGTLLFVSHDREFVSSLATRIIELSADGVVDFSGTYDDYLRSQGVLV
- a CDS encoding MFS transporter, yielding MTAQQPAAGITRQILSIVFYTFIAFLCIGLPIAVLPGHVHDQLGYGAIVAGATIGLQYLATLLSRPFAGRVADTLGGKRAIRFGLLGIAGCGLLTLLSALTVTLPLLSLALLLGGRLLLGIAQGLIGVATLSWGISQVGPEHTARVISWNGIASYGAIAIGAPLGVLAVDGLGFSVLGPALLLLALLALLVLRKRPAVVVVRGERLPFWSAFGRVAPCGLGLTLASIGYGTLTTFVTLYYLERGWVGAAWCLSAFGLCFILSRLLFVNAVNRFGGYNVAVACMATEVLGLSLLWLAPSPPWALVGAGLTGFGLSLVYPALGVEAIRQVPASSRGAGLGAYAVFFDMALAIAGPLMGALAVHLGYALIFAVAALLALAGVGLTLWLARQARRG
- a CDS encoding dienelactone hydrolase; translation: MTLPRCLLALALFGGLLTQAEATPWVAGLHHMRLSDPVDARPMQALAFYPAVGKTRSRRLDGYPIDVAEEAPVALGQFPLLVLSHGNTGSPLALHYLATSLARRGFVVVAVVHPGDNARDHSRLGTLSNLYGRPLQVSAAITAAREDALLGPCLNDGKVGVIGYSAGGETALIVSGARPDLDRLRQYCLERPDDADACRTHGILIADRSELAPMADQRVGAVMLMAPLSLLFDRRTLAGVRLPVLIYSGDRDQLVAVDRNAEALARKLPLTPDYRLLAGAGHFVFMAHCDSEQYARMPALCKDAEGVDRRDIHHSLQRDTAAFFSQALGAPQPAERSAAASLPRQPQR
- the yghU gene encoding glutathione-dependent disulfide-bond oxidoreductase, with the protein product MSKPAYVPPKVWRNDAASGGQFASINRPVAGPTHVKDLPLGKHPLQLYSLATPNGVKVTIALEELLALGHQGAEYDAWLIRIGEGEQFSSGFVQVNPNSKIPALLDRSVEPPVRVFESGSILLYLAEKFGALLPEAPAARTKSLNWLFWQMGAAPYLGGGFGHFYVYAPEKFEYAINRFTMEAKRQLDVLNRRLAESRYLGGEQYSIADIAVWPWYGQLVRGNLYGAAEFLAVDEYPHVQRWAEEIALRPAVQRGTRVNRTWGDESSQVPERHAASDLD
- a CDS encoding amidase — its product is MIEVTEVSIAELRDALESGRTTAVELVKAYLARIDAYDGADTATALNAVVVRNPQALAEAEASDARRAKGQLLSPLDGIPYTAKDSYLVKGLTAASGSPAFEDLVAQRDAFTIERLRAAGAICLGKTNMPPMANGGMQRGVYGRAESPYNANYLTAPFASGSSNGAGTATAASFSAFGLAEETWSSGRGPASNNGLCAYTPSRGVISVRGNWPLTPTMDVVVPYARTMADLLEILDVVVADDADKRGDLWRLQPWVPIPAASQVRPASYLDLAVDASALKGKRFGVPRMYINADPEAGTSEKPGIGGPTGQRINTRASVIDLWQQARQALEAAGAEVLEVDFPLVSNCEGDRPGAPTVYNRGIVSKAFLHDELWELSGWAFDDFLRANDDPRLNRLADVDGALIFPHDPGTLPNREDDLAAGMDEYVNMAKRGLKTWDQIETLPDGLRGLEKTRKIDLEDWMDNLGLDAVLFPTVADVGPADADVNPVSADIAWSNGIWVANGNLAIRHLGVPTVTVPMGVMADIGMPVGLTFAGRAYSDNALLSFGAAFEATGSRRMIPPRTPPLG
- a CDS encoding PAS domain-containing protein; the encoded protein is MSLTPEAERQLTLTVLKAAIQAMGSVAPRNLEILLHDLDHPEHSVVAIVNGHLSGRSVGSPILAAPEQDQGFKALMQASAEQQGCAPVVVPDYPTTLKGRSLRSATAIFRDSTGHPFASLCVNTDVTGLDAAMSFLQQFQPLATAPTVSEPADMELLMSEIIQTSLQRSGHGRMNKQAKVEAVRVMQERGLFIVKGGVEKAASALGVTRYTIYNYLDQLRGASR
- a CDS encoding pyridoxal-phosphate dependent enzyme, with the protein product MTLHIPTPLIESRPLSLAAGCNIWLKLDALQPCGSFKLRGVGHACEVQHARGARHFVSSSGGNAGLAVAYAGRKLGVPVTVVVPETTTERARELLRLEGAKVVVHGSSWQEANTLAQTLVGQGDAFIHPFDDPLLWAGHASLVDEVAEAGLKPDAVVLSVGGGGLLCGVVEGLQRNGWGNVPVLAVETTGAASLHAALHAGHSVELDRIDSVATSLGAKRVADQALACAARHPLHSHVVSDRAALEACERFLLDHRVLVEPACGAALALAHDAVALAGYRNVLVVVCGGATATLAQIHAWLAVAD
- a CDS encoding KGG domain-containing protein; its protein translation is MTKHHDNGHGFADDPQRVHDAGRKGGSGKDLKQDRAEKARVGGQHSHGGSRRRGEG